The nucleotide window TGCGCCGACCCGACGCCAGCAGGCGGGACTCCGCCGCGTCGATCTCGCGACGCAGGTCCCTGACCGTACCTGTCACGGCGGAGACCTCGACGAACTCGGCATGCGTGGTGTTCGCGATGATGCGCGCCAGCGTGGTCTTGCCCGTGCCGGCCGGCCCATAGAGCAAGACCGAGGACAGCGTGTCGTGCTCTATGGCGCGCCTGAGCCACGAGCCCTCGCCCACCGCCTGTCGCTGTCCCACGAAGCCGTCGAGGGTCTGCGGCCGCACGCGCGCGGCGAGCGGGGCGTTCACCTTGCGCTGATAGCGCTCGACGTTGGAGAACAAGGTGTCCATCACACGCGCACCGCTCCCGCACGCCCGCAGGCGTCCGTCCCCTCGAAGTAGCTGCGCGCCGGGAAGAGGCCGCGCGCCTGGGGAAGGAGCCGCTCGCAGGTGGCGACGAAGTAATCGTCTGTCATGGAGCTGATGAAGTCGCACACGCACTGGTCGGGATCGCTCTCCCAGTCGTAGCTGCGCCCATAGTACGAGAGGTGGCGCACGAGGGGCTGTATGTGGTGACGGAAGATGGCGCTGTCCTCGCTCCCTTCCCGCAGGGCGTCCAGCTCGTGTTCGTAGACGACCGAGAAGAGCTCCTGCACAGGTCCGGCGAAGTCGCTGTTGACCTCGGACGAGCGGTATATCTTCTCGTAGTTCTCCCGCTTGGCGCGCCTGAGCTCGGCAAAGCCCTCCTCGCTCATGGCGACGTTCGTCCTGCCGACGCTGTTCTCCACCACGTCCGCGACGAAGGCAGAGAGCGCCCAGGCGTTGTACGCGCCGCCGAGGCCGTCATCGAAGGCTGACTCATCCACCAGACCGGCGCGGATGGCGTCCTGGCGATCCTTCCCCACATAGGCGATGATGTCCGAGACCCTCACGACACAACCCTCGAGCGTCATGGGCCGCAGGCGCCCTATGGCCTCCTCGCCCGACTCCCAGCAGCCCTTGACCACGCGGTCGAAGGTGTCGAAGCCGTTGAGGCCGCTCGTCTCGAACACCTGCTGCTCGAACTCGCCGTTGTGGCAGATGACGCCGTCGAGCGTCTGGAGGCTGAGGTTCCTGCCGTAGATGACGTCCAGGACCCGGACGCTCTGGACGTTGTGGAAGAACCAACGGCCCGTGCGCTCGTGGAAGACCTCGTTGAGGAAGCGCTCGCCCGCATGGCCGAAGGGCGTGTGGCCCACGTCATGCCCCAGGGCGATGGCCTCGATCAGGTCGAGGTTGAGTCCCAGCGCACGACCGATGTCGCGTGCCACGCGACCCACCAGCTGCTCGTGCAGGCCCCGTCGGGTGATGTCGTCGTCGGGGCGAAACGAGAACACCTGGGTCTTGCCATTGAGGCGGTTGTAGGCCGGCATGTGCAAGATCTTCTCGCCGTCGCGCACGAAGGCGGGGCGCAGGATGGTGTCGCGATCGCGCTCCGAGGCGTCGCGGCGCAGGGCGGAGACGTCTCGGCAGGCGTAGTGCACGAGCCCGCCCGACTCACGCAGCTCGCGGATGCGCTCGCTGCAGGCGCGAGACACGCTCCCCGTGAGGGTGGGCGCCATCCTGTTGACAATCGAAGTCATGCGAACCTCTCTCACTCTGGCCTTCTCGCCCGATACCCTAACGCATCCACCGGACAGTAATGCGCGGGCGGCCAGGTCTGTGCGCTACTCGTGAACGAGGGGCCCGGCGTCGGGAGCCGACTGGCCAGGGCCCAGGCCATCTGCCGGTCGGCTGAGGAAGCACTGCTCGTTGGCGGCAAGCACCCTCATGCCCAGCTTGCGCTGGAGCCTGATCGAGGCGGAGTCGTCAGGCTCCACCTCGGCCCAGGGAACGTCCCCGCGGGCGAGGGCCTCGTTGATCTTGGTGGCCTCGAGGGCATATGCCCATCCCTTCCGCCACTGCCCCGGCAGGACCTCGAGCATGCCGATGGAACCCTCCGGGCGCTCGCCCACGAAGCCCACGAGCCTGCCGCCCTCGAAGCCACCCAGGATGCGTCCGGCACGCAGCAGGGCCAGCACCTCGTCCTCCCTGCGATACTCGGGATGGCGGTAGTTCGCGCAGACGGTCAGGAAGTGGCTCTCGTCCAGGGGGCGCATCTCCCTTTGGCCATCGACCTCGACGGGAGTGCGCCTCTCGTAGAGGCAGCTGTGGTAGGGGGTGAGGCGGGTCAGTGCGTGGGTGAGCTCGATGTCCCGCACCAGCGCGGGTTCGAGCACGTCCACCACGGTCGGCTCCATGAGCGCGGCGATGACCGCACGTCCCAGGTCATGGTCGCCCGCCCAGAACATCTGGACGCCATCGTCAAGGCGCAGCAGCACGCAGCCCCTCTGGGCAAAGACCACCACTCCCAGGCCCCGGCGCAGCGCCTCGGACAAGGGCAGGGTCCGCCGGGGGGCACCCGTGAGCGCCTCAAGGGCGGTGGCGCGACGCTCCCCCTCGGACATGCGGCCCATGGACACGATGGCACCCAGGCGATCGGCCACCTGGCGATGGCCATCGGGACCAGGATGCTCGAAGCCGTCGGCCATGAGCGAGGAGCGCGCGTCCAGGAGGCGCCCCCCGTCCACGAGCTCCATCTGGTCGTGCGGGGCCACGTGCGCCGCAATGAAGGACGGCAGCTGGCGGTAGCAGCTCATGGCATGCGAGGGATGGGCGAGCTCGTCATGCCAGAGCGGCGTGAGCGCGTAGGTGGGGACCTCTGGCCAGATGCGCGAGACCTCGAGCAGGTAGGCACGGACGTCACGCGTAACGGGGCGCGCCCGGCAGGGCTCGTAGCGGTAGTTCGCCCCCAGGCAGACCACGATGGCCTGGGGGTGGAGGGACTGGGCGATGCCATAAGTCGTCCCTGGTTGGAACACCTGACCCCCGATGCCCTGGTTGACAAGGTCGAGACCAAGCCTCTGG belongs to Olsenella uli DSM 7084 and includes:
- a CDS encoding deoxyguanosinetriphosphate triphosphohydrolase family protein, translated to MTSIVNRMAPTLTGSVSRACSERIRELRESGGLVHYACRDVSALRRDASERDRDTILRPAFVRDGEKILHMPAYNRLNGKTQVFSFRPDDDITRRGLHEQLVGRVARDIGRALGLNLDLIEAIALGHDVGHTPFGHAGERFLNEVFHERTGRWFFHNVQSVRVLDVIYGRNLSLQTLDGVICHNGEFEQQVFETSGLNGFDTFDRVVKGCWESGEEAIGRLRPMTLEGCVVRVSDIIAYVGKDRQDAIRAGLVDESAFDDGLGGAYNAWALSAFVADVVENSVGRTNVAMSEEGFAELRRAKRENYEKIYRSSEVNSDFAGPVQELFSVVYEHELDALREGSEDSAIFRHHIQPLVRHLSYYGRSYDWESDPDQCVCDFISSMTDDYFVATCERLLPQARGLFPARSYFEGTDACGRAGAVRV
- a CDS encoding GNAT family N-acetyltransferase, whose protein sequence is MRLRDHTRAADGSPLLSQVDAAPLLHGALHIAEERDGWVRPWRFSADQLRALGSCQAWHPGLFRQMARTTAGVSLEFETDSSEIALEVVLDPEPAGTRAVLDGVDTDGTLRPHDGVSVDVDGRHLSARLPDEGDDYLPFSLDDPDRAPEDGLMRLPGMGETHHVRVWLPCLRGCVVRDVVGNGSFITPVERTGELLVLGDSIAQGFVADDPALTWASLLSQRLGLDLVNQGIGGQVFQPGTTYGIAQSLHPQAIVVCLGANYRYEPCRARPVTRDVRAYLLEVSRIWPEVPTYALTPLWHDELAHPSHAMSCYRQLPSFIAAHVAPHDQMELVDGGRLLDARSSLMADGFEHPGPDGHRQVADRLGAIVSMGRMSEGERRATALEALTGAPRRTLPLSEALRRGLGVVVFAQRGCVLLRLDDGVQMFWAGDHDLGRAVIAALMEPTVVDVLEPALVRDIELTHALTRLTPYHSCLYERRTPVEVDGQREMRPLDESHFLTVCANYRHPEYRREDEVLALLRAGRILGGFEGGRLVGFVGERPEGSIGMLEVLPGQWRKGWAYALEATKINEALARGDVPWAEVEPDDSASIRLQRKLGMRVLAANEQCFLSRPADGLGPGQSAPDAGPLVHE